A region from the Algoriphagus machipongonensis genome encodes:
- a CDS encoding UDP-glucose 6-dehydrogenase — protein sequence MEKKKITKICCIGAGYVGGPTMAVIAQKCPHIQVTVVDINQARIDAWNDENLENLPVYEPDLDQVVAEARGRNLFFSTEVDTVIKEAEMVFISVNTPTKTYGEGKGQAADLKWIELCARQIAAASDSDKIVVEKSTLPVRTAEAVKDILRNTGGGVKFQILSNPEFLAEGTAVEDLQQADRVLIGGENSPEGKEAIQALVDIYAHWIPREKILTTNVWSSELSKLTANAVLAQRVSSINSLSELCEATEADIDEVSRAIGADSRIGKKFLKASVGFGGSCFQKDILNLVYISRSYGLTEVADYWEQVIKMNDHQKGRFAKKIIKSLYNTVSGKKIAFLGWAFKKDTNDTRESAAIYVADHLLNEKAIISVYDPKVKEKQIQFDLNCLQTRSEEENRSLVNVEVDPYEVCKDSHAVAILTEWDEFKTYDWQKIYDSMLKPAQVFDGRNILDHEALRKIGFRVYAIGKS from the coding sequence ATGGAAAAAAAGAAAATCACAAAAATCTGTTGTATAGGAGCTGGATATGTCGGTGGTCCAACTATGGCCGTTATTGCGCAAAAATGTCCTCATATTCAAGTCACTGTGGTGGATATCAATCAGGCCAGAATAGATGCCTGGAATGATGAGAATCTAGAAAATCTTCCAGTATATGAGCCTGATCTTGATCAGGTAGTAGCCGAGGCCAGAGGGCGAAACTTATTTTTTTCAACTGAAGTGGATACTGTCATCAAAGAAGCAGAAATGGTGTTTATCTCAGTAAATACCCCTACAAAAACCTATGGAGAAGGAAAAGGGCAGGCTGCAGATCTGAAATGGATCGAATTATGTGCCCGACAGATCGCTGCGGCTTCAGACTCCGATAAAATAGTAGTAGAAAAATCTACTTTACCAGTTCGTACTGCAGAAGCAGTTAAAGACATCCTTAGAAATACAGGGGGAGGAGTAAAGTTTCAGATTCTTTCCAATCCAGAGTTTTTGGCTGAAGGCACTGCAGTAGAAGATTTACAACAGGCAGATCGGGTCTTGATCGGTGGGGAAAACTCTCCTGAAGGAAAGGAAGCTATTCAAGCTTTAGTAGATATCTATGCTCACTGGATTCCCAGAGAGAAAATCCTAACAACGAATGTTTGGTCTTCTGAACTTTCAAAGTTGACAGCTAATGCAGTACTAGCACAACGTGTTTCCTCTATCAATTCGCTTTCGGAATTATGCGAAGCCACCGAAGCGGATATTGATGAAGTATCTAGAGCAATTGGGGCTGATAGCAGAATTGGAAAGAAATTCCTAAAGGCTTCTGTAGGTTTTGGTGGATCTTGTTTTCAAAAGGATATTTTGAATCTGGTTTACATCAGCAGATCTTATGGATTGACTGAGGTAGCCGATTATTGGGAACAGGTAATTAAAATGAATGATCACCAAAAAGGAAGGTTTGCCAAGAAGATTATCAAATCATTATATAATACTGTCAGTGGTAAAAAGATCGCCTTTCTGGGCTGGGCTTTTAAGAAAGACACCAATGATACCAGAGAGTCTGCTGCTATTTATGTGGCCGATCATTTACTTAATGAGAAAGCAATTATTTCTGTATATGACCCTAAGGTAAAGGAGAAACAGATTCAGTTTGACTTAAACTGTCTTCAGACTCGTTCTGAGGAAGAAAATAGATCATTGGTGAATGTGGAAGTAGATCCTTATGAAGTTTGTAAAGATTCGCATGCAGTCGCAATTTTGACAGAATGGGATGAGTTTAAAACCTATGATTGGCAAAAAATCTATGATTCCATGCTCAAGCCTGCTCAAGTTTTTGATGGTAGAAATATTTTAGATCATGAAGCTCTAAGAAAAATAGGATTTAGGGTTTATGCAATTGGGAAATCGTGA
- a CDS encoding capsule assembly Wzi family protein translates to MRKIFLLPFFITFGFQSFSQNLPLSFSQHYEYLRREQIQGKINSSLSFNVRPFAIEKAFPEFSSAFLADSSIGIITKPSFIKSKNAKLRITAIPIQLLATYNSSTPNGWENSELLSNVGLQTIFSTGFHLKLGKLSVQFNPNFHYAQNKEFEEYPSKAPNEYFRRLSRSVFGIDKPVRYGTGSISNINLGNSHVGAYLGGIFLGLSSENIWAGPGQFTSLILSDNAPGFYHFRLQSTKPLKTFLGNFEGIYWAGQLKSSESTHFSDGNFQTVFGEKDESSWRYFTGLTISYSPKWIPGLSIGGTRGFQIYRDDMADNFKSFFPLFAPFQKEEEGLIESLNLRQDQNVSVFSRYLVSSAKAEIYFEFSRNDHPLNWRDLLMNIEHSRAFQLGFSKYIKLPNKYSLGFQGEITQSEFSINNIIRWPNRQGLSNSGLGAFDNVQVNHGWTHEGQLLGSNTGISGNSYLIQVGIYDGFEEISIRMERFENQPNFYEFANTAGMNVDPWIDNSFFVNYSNSFEKFLLKSSMGITTSYNNNFLIENLNQDGFSTGTDKNGNFSMNLSLIYLL, encoded by the coding sequence ATGAGAAAGATTTTTCTCCTACCTTTTTTTATAACTTTTGGTTTTCAGTCCTTTAGTCAAAACCTCCCTCTTTCCTTTAGTCAGCACTATGAGTACTTAAGGAGAGAACAAATCCAAGGAAAAATTAACAGTTCCCTGAGTTTTAATGTGAGGCCTTTTGCTATTGAAAAAGCTTTTCCGGAATTCAGCTCGGCATTTTTGGCAGATTCTAGCATTGGCATCATAACTAAACCTTCATTCATCAAAAGCAAGAATGCAAAATTACGGATTACGGCTATCCCTATTCAATTGCTTGCTACCTACAATAGCTCCACTCCAAATGGTTGGGAAAATTCTGAATTACTTTCCAATGTGGGCCTACAAACGATTTTTTCAACAGGTTTTCACCTAAAGTTAGGAAAGCTTTCTGTTCAATTCAACCCAAATTTTCATTATGCCCAGAATAAAGAATTTGAAGAATATCCTTCTAAAGCCCCAAATGAATATTTTAGACGATTAAGTAGAAGTGTATTTGGGATAGATAAGCCTGTGAGGTATGGAACAGGATCAATTTCAAATATTAATTTGGGAAATTCCCATGTGGGTGCCTATTTGGGAGGAATATTTTTGGGCCTTTCTTCTGAAAATATTTGGGCAGGGCCAGGTCAATTCACATCACTGATTCTTAGTGATAATGCTCCAGGATTCTACCATTTTAGGCTTCAAAGTACAAAACCTCTAAAAACCTTCTTAGGAAATTTTGAAGGAATCTACTGGGCAGGGCAATTAAAGTCCTCTGAAAGCACACATTTTTCGGATGGCAATTTCCAAACTGTCTTTGGAGAAAAAGATGAGTCGAGTTGGAGATATTTTACCGGATTGACAATTTCTTATAGTCCTAAATGGATTCCTGGATTGTCAATTGGAGGGACAAGAGGTTTTCAGATTTATAGGGATGATATGGCAGATAATTTCAAATCTTTTTTCCCCTTATTTGCCCCTTTCCAAAAAGAAGAAGAAGGGCTGATAGAAAGCCTGAATTTGAGACAGGATCAAAATGTATCCGTCTTTTCCCGATACTTGGTCTCTTCTGCCAAAGCTGAAATCTATTTTGAATTTTCTCGAAATGACCATCCTTTAAATTGGAGAGATTTGTTAATGAACATAGAACATAGCCGGGCATTTCAGCTTGGTTTTAGTAAATATATTAAACTACCTAATAAATACTCTTTAGGATTCCAGGGAGAAATTACTCAAAGTGAATTTAGTATTAATAATATTATCCGATGGCCTAATAGACAGGGACTTAGTAATAGCGGTTTGGGTGCTTTTGACAATGTTCAGGTGAATCATGGTTGGACCCATGAGGGGCAGTTATTGGGATCTAATACAGGAATTAGTGGGAACTCCTATTTAATCCAAGTAGGGATCTATGATGGATTTGAAGAAATATCTATCAGGATGGAAAGATTTGAAAACCAACCTAACTTTTATGAGTTTGCAAATACTGCTGGGATGAATGTGGACCCATGGATTGACAATTCATTTTTTGTAAACTACTCTAATTCTTTTGAAAAATTCTTGCTAAAGAGCTCCATGGGAATAACTACCTCTTACAATAATAATTTTCTAATTGAAAATCTGAATCAAGATGGATTTTCCACAGGGACTGACAAGAATGGAAATTTTTCAATGAATTTGTCCTTGATTTATCTGCTCTAA
- a CDS encoding sugar transferase — MNNFLSNKNINSPQYQDSYELNNLSEEIQVSPHYNWFNISLKRAIDLVGCFIFMAFIGFWLFPIIAILIKLESPGPVFFRQERNGIFNSKFKCYKFRSMVVNKEADLKQATKDDPRITRLGKILRKTSIDELPQILNVIYGNMSLVGPRPQRIILNKKSAKEIPGFYNRHLVKPGITGLAQAKGYRGETQISNTMYFRYKLDMYYIKTWNPLLDLKIIWMTFVSILTDNENAH, encoded by the coding sequence ATGAATAATTTTTTATCAAATAAAAATATAAATTCCCCCCAATATCAAGATTCATATGAACTCAATAATTTAAGTGAGGAAATACAAGTTTCTCCGCATTATAATTGGTTTAATATCTCTTTAAAACGTGCTATTGATCTTGTTGGATGCTTCATTTTTATGGCATTTATTGGATTTTGGCTGTTTCCGATCATTGCAATTTTGATAAAATTGGAATCACCTGGCCCAGTTTTTTTTCGCCAAGAAAGAAATGGGATTTTCAATTCAAAATTCAAGTGTTATAAATTCCGATCTATGGTTGTAAATAAAGAAGCTGACTTAAAACAAGCAACTAAAGATGATCCTAGGATTACCAGGTTAGGTAAGATTTTACGAAAAACTAGCATTGATGAGTTGCCACAAATATTAAACGTCATTTATGGAAACATGTCATTAGTGGGGCCTAGGCCACAAAGAATAATTTTAAATAAAAAAAGTGCAAAGGAAATCCCTGGATTCTATAATCGTCATCTTGTAAAACCTGGAATTACAGGATTGGCTCAAGCTAAAGGATATAGGGGGGAAACTCAAATTTCAAATACAATGTATTTCCGGTATAAGCTGGACATGTATTACATAAAGACTTGGAATCCATTGTTAGATTTAAAAATAATTTGGATGACGTTTGTATCCATTCTTACTGATAACGAGAACGCCCATTAG
- a CDS encoding sugar transferase, with amino-acid sequence MTNYLRENFSDNSAFVRSQIENNQFISKDFNWRNLTLKRFGDLFGASLFFLICGFWLFPLVGLLIKIDSKGPIFFKQVRVGLNGKLFHCYKFRTMVVNSEANIKQATENDPRVTKIGKFLRKISMDELPQFMNVIYGNMSLVGPRPLIPLQYHELEDKIVGFAKRNLVKPGISGLAQAKGYRGETKSISSIYFRHKLDMYYLKNWYPFMDLKLIWMTIDSIVFGDNKSY; translated from the coding sequence ATGACGAACTATTTACGAGAAAATTTCAGCGATAATTCGGCATTTGTTAGATCACAAATTGAGAATAATCAATTTATCTCGAAAGATTTCAATTGGAGAAATTTAACTCTGAAAAGATTTGGAGATTTATTTGGGGCCTCTCTATTTTTCTTAATTTGTGGATTTTGGTTATTTCCATTAGTGGGGTTATTAATTAAAATTGACTCGAAGGGGCCTATATTTTTTAAGCAGGTAAGAGTTGGCTTAAATGGAAAATTATTCCATTGCTATAAATTCAGGACAATGGTCGTCAATAGTGAAGCAAACATTAAACAGGCAACCGAAAATGATCCTCGAGTTACAAAAATCGGAAAGTTTTTAAGAAAAATCAGCATGGACGAGCTTCCACAATTTATGAATGTAATTTATGGAAACATGTCTTTAGTTGGTCCAAGACCATTAATACCATTACAATATCATGAGCTCGAAGATAAAATAGTAGGTTTCGCTAAAAGAAATTTGGTTAAACCTGGAATTTCAGGACTTGCACAAGCTAAAGGATACCGAGGAGAAACAAAATCTATCAGTTCAATTTATTTTAGACATAAACTAGATATGTATTACCTGAAAAACTGGTATCCTTTTATGGACTTAAAATTAATTTGGATGACGATAGATTCAATAGTATTTGGAGACAATAAATCATATTGA
- a CDS encoding MraY family glycosyltransferase, producing the protein MYYFIAFLTSLATGVLFFPVLIKILNRFDIADSPGGRKIHQNVVPSMGGVGFFLAAAIALAIWGWQFNFPDMRYFLGGIAIMFFVGLRDDIVELRASRKLLGQLVSVLLVVIVADIRITSFHGFLGINELNLAGSYLFSALVLLALTNGFNLIDGLDGLAGTIAIISFSFLGAWFYYQGVESYALISFVFLGGVFAFLVFNWHPAKIFMGDTGSLTLGFTLATLIIAFMEVNEALPAGSNLKFENTFSVSVALMIFPLYDMARVFTRRISQGKGPMVPDKSHVHHFLMRMGLKHNQVAFILGFLQLVIIFLTIALKDFSDHLVLPIISSIVIYLGWRLDKVTVKYVKKKVDLAPRVLEIRELNKRKKKRILLDKESFKDSTINMN; encoded by the coding sequence ATGTATTATTTCATAGCATTTTTAACATCCTTAGCCACTGGTGTTCTTTTTTTTCCCGTGCTTATTAAAATTTTGAACAGATTTGATATTGCAGATTCCCCAGGTGGTAGAAAAATTCATCAGAATGTGGTGCCCTCCATGGGAGGTGTTGGCTTTTTCCTAGCAGCAGCAATAGCTCTTGCCATTTGGGGGTGGCAATTTAATTTTCCGGACATGCGCTATTTCTTAGGAGGTATTGCAATCATGTTTTTTGTGGGCTTAAGAGATGATATCGTAGAATTAAGAGCTTCAAGAAAACTTCTTGGACAATTAGTATCTGTTTTATTGGTTGTCATAGTAGCAGATATTAGAATTACCAGTTTTCACGGATTTCTTGGTATTAACGAACTAAACCTCGCAGGTAGTTATTTGTTTTCAGCTTTGGTTTTACTGGCTTTAACCAATGGGTTTAATTTGATTGATGGGCTGGATGGTCTAGCCGGTACAATTGCGATTATTTCTTTCTCCTTTTTAGGAGCTTGGTTTTATTATCAAGGAGTAGAGAGTTATGCATTGATCAGCTTCGTTTTCCTAGGAGGGGTATTTGCATTTTTAGTTTTCAACTGGCATCCAGCAAAAATATTTATGGGAGATACGGGCTCATTGACTCTGGGCTTTACTCTAGCTACATTGATCATTGCATTTATGGAGGTAAATGAGGCTTTGCCTGCAGGGAGTAATTTGAAATTTGAGAACACATTTTCTGTTTCCGTAGCACTGATGATCTTCCCATTATATGATATGGCTAGAGTCTTTACCAGAAGGATTTCCCAAGGAAAAGGACCCATGGTTCCAGACAAATCACACGTTCACCACTTCTTGATGAGAATGGGATTAAAGCATAATCAAGTTGCTTTTATATTAGGTTTTTTGCAGTTAGTGATAATTTTTTTGACGATTGCGTTAAAAGATTTTTCGGATCATTTAGTGCTTCCAATTATTTCTTCCATCGTAATTTATCTAGGCTGGAGACTAGATAAAGTCACAGTAAAATATGTGAAAAAGAAAGTAGATTTAGCTCCTAGGGTTCTGGAAATCAGAGAATTAAATAAAAGAAAAAAGAAAAGAATTTTATTGGATAAAGAGAGTTTTAAGGACAGCACAATCAATATGAATTGA